Within the Metasolibacillus fluoroglycofenilyticus genome, the region TTCCGCAAAGGCTAAGTTAATCGGACAAATTGCTGCTGCGGCAGTTATCGTATTTGTAGGCGGTATTGATATTGATTTCATCAATTTACCGTTCGGTGGTATTTTAGATTTTGGTTTTTTAAGCATTCCATTTACAATTATTTGGATTGTAGGAATTACGAATGCCATTAATTTAATTGATGGTCTTGATGGTCTAGCAGCAGGTGTATCAACGATTGCTTTAATTACACTTGCAGGAATGGCTTTAAGTATGGGTAATATTTTTGTACTTGTAATGGCGGCTATTTTAGCAGCGAGTACACTGGGCTTTTTATTTTATAATTTCCACCCAGCTAAAATTTTTATGGGTGATACAGGTGCGCTATTTTTAGGCTTTATGATTGCCGTTTTCTCCTTATTAGGATTTAAAAATGTAACGGTTATTTCATTTATTATTCCTGTTATTATGTTAGGTGTACCAATTTCTGATACATTTTTCGCGATTGTGCGTCGATTGCGCATGAAGCAAAAATGGTCGGATCCAGATAAATCACATTTACATCATCGCTTGCTTGATATGGGCTTCTCGCACCGTCAAACAGTGTTAATTATTTACGGTATTGCAAGTATGTTTGGTTTAGCGGCAGTTATCTTCTCAATGTCGACAGTATGGGGCGCTATTTTATTAGTGACAGTCATCTTAGTGGCAATTGAGTTATTTGTCGAAGTAATCGGCTTAGCAGGGAAAAATTACAAACCATTGTTAAACTTAGTACGCATTTTTAATAAATAAAACGAGAAACATCTGAAAAGCAGTGCTTTGCACGCTTTTCAGATGTTTTTTGTTTTCTTAACTTGAATAAATAAATGCTATATTTCTGATACATTAAGGGGACCTCATTTTTTTAGACTTTGCCCGCTTGGCAAATAAAAAGACTGTCTAAAAGTGGCGTATGCGC harbors:
- a CDS encoding glycosyltransferase family 4 protein, which gives rise to MIYVSLIVAFIAAIVLTPLVKRLAFRIGAVDAPNYRKVHARIMPRLGGLAIFGAFLIGVAVLRPESEYTLAIILGATIIVATGVIDDMYEISAKAKLIGQIAAAAVIVFVGGIDIDFINLPFGGILDFGFLSIPFTIIWIVGITNAINLIDGLDGLAAGVSTIALITLAGMALSMGNIFVLVMAAILAASTLGFLFYNFHPAKIFMGDTGALFLGFMIAVFSLLGFKNVTVISFIIPVIMLGVPISDTFFAIVRRLRMKQKWSDPDKSHLHHRLLDMGFSHRQTVLIIYGIASMFGLAAVIFSMSTVWGAILLVTVILVAIELFVEVIGLAGKNYKPLLNLVRIFNK